The following are from one region of the Denitrobacterium detoxificans genome:
- the dapA gene encoding 4-hydroxy-tetrahydrodipicolinate synthase: MSSTPVFGRLIPAMVTAFDENLQVDVEQNCKLAKRLLDGGCDSILLFGTTGEGPTIHVEKKLEVIKAVVDMVAGRAPVIANVGTNCTEDSIEMAKKAAACGVDGLMAVVPFYNKPPQEGLYRHFRAIAEAVDLPIILYNIPGRCGINMTAETTLRLARDCANIVAVKEASGNLDQIAEICDAAPEGFAVYSGDDALTYEVMKRGGVGVISTTANCAPAAMKKIVDNAAQGNWEAAASAHEAILPLMKGLFLTANPILVKKALNLQGFNVGSLRLPLVDATPEQAAQLAETMRVCGVLD; the protein is encoded by the coding sequence ATGTCCAGCACACCAGTTTTTGGCCGTCTCATTCCGGCGATGGTCACCGCTTTTGATGAAAACCTGCAGGTTGACGTCGAGCAGAACTGCAAGCTGGCCAAGCGTTTGCTCGATGGCGGGTGCGATTCCATTTTGCTGTTCGGCACCACGGGCGAAGGCCCCACGATCCACGTGGAAAAGAAGCTCGAGGTCATCAAGGCCGTAGTCGATATGGTGGCTGGTCGCGCTCCCGTTATCGCGAATGTGGGCACGAACTGCACCGAAGACAGCATCGAAATGGCGAAGAAGGCCGCTGCCTGCGGCGTCGATGGCCTCATGGCCGTCGTGCCGTTCTACAACAAGCCTCCGCAAGAGGGCCTGTATCGCCACTTCCGCGCTATTGCCGAAGCAGTCGACCTGCCCATCATCCTTTACAACATTCCCGGTCGTTGCGGTATCAACATGACGGCCGAAACCACGCTGCGCCTGGCGCGCGATTGCGCGAACATCGTAGCCGTGAAAGAGGCATCGGGTAATCTCGATCAGATTGCCGAAATCTGCGATGCCGCTCCCGAGGGCTTTGCCGTGTATTCCGGCGACGACGCCCTCACGTATGAAGTAATGAAGCGGGGAGGCGTAGGGGTCATCTCCACTACGGCCAATTGCGCCCCCGCCGCTATGAAGAAGATCGTCGATAACGCCGCCCAGGGCAATTGGGAAGCCGCAGCCTCGGCACATGAGGCCATTCTTCCGCTGATGAAGGGCCTTTTCCTCACGGCCAATCCCATCCTGGTCAAGAAGGCGCTCAACCTCCAGGGGTTCAATGTGGGCAGCCTTCGCCTGCCGCTTGTCGACGCAACACCCGAGCAGGCCGCGCAGCTTGCCGAGACCATGCGCGTGTGCGGAGTGCTCGACTAG
- a CDS encoding ribonuclease J gives MEQQNNQPEQGTGKRGQSRSYKHVDIQRERPKLSKEDGEAPKRRRRTSKKKQQAPQVMAAKKDPKAKLKVIPLGGLDAIGKNMTAFECNGDMVLDDAGLMFPDDDHPGVDLILPDYTYVLENADKLRGIVITHGHEDHTGSLPYLLKDLDRQVPIYGTKLTLGLIEGKFAEHRIKNAKLIEIKPGQRIQMGCITCDFFAVNHSIPGAVGIFFQTPAGTVLHTGDFKLDQTPIDGVTTDFGALARFGKMGVDLMMSDSTNATVPTFTPSEATVGVTLRKIIGQAKGRVIIASFASHIHRMQQICDAAVAAGRKVVVTGRSMVQNTDIARKLGYLNVSDADIIDAYDLKGIPPEKVVVMCTGSQGEPLSALARIAAGEHKTIEIDPGDTVIISATPVPGNEKAVTRVINLLSKVGADVFDKSRAQVHVSGHAGQEELKLVLSIVKPKCFMPVHGEATHLRAHAKLAAATGVNEDNIFILENGDTLELSAKGVRRGEPVESGIVFVDGLSVGDTSQDVLNERSAMVEQGIASVACAISSKTGKITGDVAVQMRGISGGDDEYLLEDAASAVRHGLEKALSKGGKKRDLEKACRQSLQSVLWDRIKQRPLVIVNLLEI, from the coding sequence TTGGAACAACAGAATAACCAGCCCGAACAGGGCACTGGTAAGCGTGGGCAGTCGCGTTCTTACAAGCACGTAGACATTCAGCGCGAACGCCCCAAGCTGTCGAAGGAAGACGGCGAAGCTCCCAAGCGCCGTCGTCGCACGAGTAAGAAGAAGCAGCAGGCGCCCCAGGTCATGGCCGCGAAGAAGGATCCGAAGGCCAAGCTCAAGGTTATTCCTCTGGGTGGCCTGGATGCCATCGGCAAGAACATGACGGCCTTCGAGTGCAATGGCGACATGGTGCTCGATGACGCCGGACTCATGTTCCCCGACGACGACCATCCCGGTGTCGACCTCATTCTTCCCGACTACACCTACGTGCTGGAAAACGCCGACAAGTTGCGCGGCATCGTGATTACCCATGGCCACGAAGACCATACCGGTTCGCTGCCGTATCTGCTGAAGGACCTGGATCGCCAGGTTCCCATCTACGGTACGAAGCTTACGCTGGGCCTCATTGAGGGCAAGTTTGCCGAGCATCGCATTAAGAACGCCAAGCTGATCGAGATCAAGCCTGGCCAGCGCATCCAGATGGGTTGCATCACTTGCGATTTCTTCGCGGTGAACCATTCCATTCCGGGCGCTGTGGGCATCTTCTTCCAGACGCCGGCAGGCACGGTGTTGCATACGGGCGACTTCAAGCTCGACCAGACGCCCATCGACGGCGTTACCACCGACTTCGGCGCGCTGGCTCGCTTCGGCAAGATGGGCGTCGACCTCATGATGAGCGACTCCACGAACGCCACCGTTCCCACGTTCACGCCTTCCGAGGCCACCGTGGGCGTTACGCTGCGTAAGATCATCGGCCAGGCAAAGGGCCGCGTCATCATCGCCAGCTTCGCCAGCCACATTCATCGCATGCAGCAGATCTGCGATGCGGCGGTTGCCGCTGGCCGCAAGGTGGTCGTTACGGGCCGTTCCATGGTGCAGAACACCGACATCGCCCGTAAGCTGGGCTATCTGAACGTGTCCGACGCCGACATCATCGACGCGTACGACCTGAAGGGCATTCCGCCCGAGAAGGTCGTGGTCATGTGCACCGGTTCGCAGGGCGAGCCCCTTTCCGCACTGGCGCGCATTGCTGCAGGTGAGCACAAGACCATCGAGATCGATCCCGGCGATACGGTCATCATCAGCGCCACGCCCGTTCCTGGCAACGAGAAGGCCGTTACGCGCGTTATCAACCTGCTTTCCAAGGTGGGTGCCGATGTGTTCGACAAGAGCCGCGCCCAAGTGCACGTTTCCGGCCACGCGGGCCAGGAAGAGCTGAAGCTCGTGCTGTCCATCGTGAAGCCCAAGTGCTTCATGCCCGTGCATGGCGAGGCCACGCATTTGCGTGCGCATGCCAAGCTGGCGGCTGCCACCGGCGTGAACGAGGACAACATCTTCATCCTGGAAAATGGCGATACGCTCGAGCTTTCCGCCAAGGGAGTGCGTCGTGGCGAGCCCGTGGAAAGCGGCATCGTGTTTGTCGACGGCCTTTCCGTGGGCGACACCAGCCAGGACGTCCTGAACGAGCGCAGTGCCATGGTCGAGCAGGGCATCGCCTCCGTTGCGTGCGCCATCTCTTCCAAGACGGGCAAGATCACGGGTGATGTGGCTGTTCAGATGCGTGGTATTTCCGGTGGTGACGACGAGTACCTGCTGGAAGACGCTGCCTCCGCCGTGCGTCACGGCCTGGAGAAGGCTCTTTCCAAGGGTGGCAAGAAGCGCGACCTGGAAAAGGCTTGCCGTCAGTCGCTGCAGTCTGTTTTGTGGGACCGCATCAAGCAGCGCCCGCTGGTCATCGTGAACTTGCTCGAGATTTAG
- a CDS encoding radical SAM protein — protein sequence MSIADSAKRFGFNRVYDYLDKDPRANLPKIMELVDKITPGDMMKTQRAAFRRVLADPDNNWNKMIMSLWDDIDPFILKKAFQNFIINGSITGWEQQQKMRKEHGCNIPWAILLDPTSACNLHCTGCWAAEYGNRLNLSFDEIDSIIEQGKELGVYIYIYTGGEPLMRKKDLIALCNKHNDCAFLCFTNGTLIDQAFCEEVLRVGNFIPIVSVEGFEDATDFRRGEGVYKKVSDAMDIMRKNRLGFGISCCYTAKNVDVIGSEEYFDWMIEKGAKFCWFFSYMPVGAGADKSLITQPEQREHMYEVVRGFRTTKPLFTLDFFNDGEYVGGCIAGGRRYLHINANGDMDPCVFMHYSDTNIRDYSLLEGLKRPLFMAYHNNQPFNENMLRPCPVLDNPGRLTQIVEETDAHSTEILQPEDVHVYSDRCIEVAAEWAPRADRLWASKEHNPALLVK from the coding sequence ATGAGTATTGCAGATTCGGCAAAACGGTTTGGCTTCAACAGGGTGTACGACTATCTCGACAAGGATCCTCGTGCGAACCTTCCCAAGATCATGGAGCTTGTGGACAAGATAACCCCAGGTGACATGATGAAAACGCAACGTGCGGCGTTTCGAAGGGTACTAGCCGACCCCGACAACAACTGGAACAAGATGATCATGAGCCTGTGGGATGACATCGATCCATTCATCCTGAAGAAGGCGTTCCAGAACTTCATCATCAACGGCAGCATCACCGGCTGGGAACAGCAGCAGAAGATGCGCAAGGAACACGGATGCAACATTCCGTGGGCCATCCTGCTCGACCCCACCAGCGCCTGCAATCTGCATTGCACGGGCTGCTGGGCCGCCGAATACGGCAACCGGCTTAACCTTTCCTTCGACGAGATTGACAGCATCATCGAACAAGGCAAGGAACTGGGCGTTTACATCTACATCTACACGGGCGGCGAACCGCTCATGCGCAAGAAGGACCTCATCGCCCTATGCAACAAGCACAACGATTGCGCATTCCTCTGCTTCACGAACGGCACGCTCATCGACCAGGCATTCTGCGAGGAAGTGCTGCGCGTGGGCAATTTCATCCCCATCGTGTCGGTAGAGGGCTTCGAAGATGCCACCGACTTCAGGCGCGGCGAGGGCGTGTACAAGAAGGTAAGCGACGCCATGGACATCATGCGGAAGAACCGCCTGGGCTTTGGCATTAGCTGCTGCTATACCGCGAAGAACGTCGACGTCATTGGCAGCGAGGAATACTTCGATTGGATGATCGAGAAGGGCGCGAAGTTCTGCTGGTTCTTTAGCTACATGCCCGTGGGCGCCGGCGCCGACAAGAGCCTTATCACGCAACCCGAACAGCGCGAGCACATGTACGAAGTCGTGCGCGGTTTCAGGACCACGAAGCCGCTGTTCACACTCGACTTCTTCAACGACGGCGAATACGTGGGCGGCTGCATCGCCGGCGGGCGCCGCTATCTGCACATCAACGCGAATGGCGACATGGACCCCTGCGTGTTCATGCACTACAGCGACACGAACATCCGCGACTACTCGCTGCTGGAGGGCTTGAAGCGACCACTCTTCATGGCGTACCACAACAACCAGCCCTTCAACGAGAACATGCTGCGTCCCTGCCCCGTGCTCGACAATCCGGGCAGGCTCACGCAGATCGTGGAGGAAACAGATGCGCACTCCACCGAAATTCTGCAGCCAGAAGACGTGCACGTGTATTCCGACCGCTGCATAGAAGTAGCCGCGGAATGGGCGCCGCGCGCCGATAGGCTCTGGGCCAGCAAGGAACACAACCCCGCACTGCTCGTGAAATAG
- the dapB gene encoding 4-hydroxy-tetrahydrodipicolinate reductase — translation MIKVAVAGCMGRMGQAVVKAVQSADDMELVCGIDLLQADVPFPLYGGVAQAIESEQVDVLVDFTQPSVVAGNVRVALSAGVNCVVGTTGLSNDVLQELAACATNDACLFYAPNFTTGAVLMMQFAKAAAPYFPEAEVIEFHHCRKKDAPSGTAMRTAQMIAEARDFTSTAPGSETELEGAEGARGALIDGVPVHSVRSMGYVATQQVIFGSMGQTLTITHDSWDRESYMPGVLLGIRNVGEQKGLVVGLESFM, via the coding sequence ATGATTAAGGTTGCAGTTGCCGGTTGCATGGGTCGCATGGGCCAGGCTGTCGTCAAGGCAGTTCAGTCGGCCGACGACATGGAGCTCGTTTGCGGAATTGATCTGCTCCAGGCCGATGTTCCGTTTCCCCTGTATGGCGGGGTGGCTCAGGCCATCGAAAGCGAACAGGTCGACGTGCTGGTAGATTTCACGCAGCCTTCCGTTGTCGCCGGCAATGTGCGCGTTGCCCTCTCTGCTGGCGTGAACTGCGTGGTGGGCACTACGGGCCTTTCCAACGACGTGCTTCAGGAGCTGGCTGCGTGCGCTACGAACGACGCGTGCCTGTTCTATGCTCCCAACTTCACCACGGGTGCCGTGCTCATGATGCAGTTTGCCAAGGCTGCGGCTCCCTATTTCCCCGAAGCCGAAGTCATCGAGTTCCACCATTGCCGCAAGAAGGACGCTCCCAGCGGCACGGCCATGCGCACGGCTCAGATGATTGCCGAAGCGCGCGACTTCACGAGCACCGCTCCTGGTTCCGAAACCGAGCTCGAAGGTGCCGAAGGCGCACGTGGCGCCCTTATCGATGGCGTGCCCGTTCATTCCGTGCGTTCCATGGGCTACGTTGCCACCCAGCAGGTTATCTTCGGCTCCATGGGCCAGACGCTCACCATCACGCACGATTCCTGGGATCGCGAAAGCTACATGCCGGGTGTGCTCCTGGGCATTCGCAATGTTGGTGAGCAGAAGGGCCTTGTGGTGGGCCTGGAAAGCTTCATGTAG
- a CDS encoding TetR/AcrR family transcriptional regulator: MDNDAKHHIVAAYQQLVEEGGSQAISVTQVACRAGVSRATFYYHFKDIYDLVEFREREYVDAVFRSLPEDGNAWSNMVDVIIDLYETDTLHVFGDYAHLDRDILRKMNSHFIYDILKRCFEHDFGVCDVQDEEVEFFLVTLTYALIGIVESVLDHAIDAQPREYFKKFDKYMVVPFRERMAARFSPVA, encoded by the coding sequence GTGGACAACGACGCAAAGCATCACATTGTTGCTGCGTATCAGCAGTTGGTCGAGGAAGGTGGCTCTCAGGCCATTTCCGTGACTCAGGTGGCGTGCAGGGCTGGGGTTTCCCGCGCCACGTTCTACTATCACTTCAAGGACATCTACGATCTGGTCGAGTTTCGCGAACGCGAATACGTCGACGCGGTCTTTCGCAGTCTCCCCGAAGATGGCAATGCCTGGTCTAACATGGTGGATGTGATTATCGACCTATATGAAACCGATACGCTTCACGTATTCGGCGACTACGCCCATCTCGATCGAGACATCCTGCGCAAGATGAACTCGCACTTCATCTATGACATCCTGAAGCGATGCTTCGAACACGATTTCGGCGTGTGCGATGTACAAGACGAGGAAGTTGAATTCTTCCTGGTTACGCTCACGTACGCCCTTATTGGCATTGTGGAGTCGGTTCTCGATCACGCCATCGATGCGCAGCCGCGCGAATATTTCAAGAAGTTCGACAAGTATATGGTCGTGCCATTTCGGGAGCGCATGGCCGCACGCTTTTCGCCCGTCGCATAA
- a CDS encoding S8 family serine peptidase, which yields MRTTRFLSCLCAFLLTVALIPSAAFAQKSASDGVRVPVEELLAKGDYVEGEAIAIVRAGADVDVSAQTESLTEVEADSVELAAAGAANSESAVDAEVAQRVNSVSADRYEIRHVVDHVRTTEQILRELYDDPDVVSAEPNYLIQNPNSLDAQDGAFESASESSSQEGALEFDEPVSNDLDDVTRDGDAPLSAQPSADATEGSALATQDDASAGDVSALSADGVASEGSVLPLAADAASPLFAQSAGDNPKDLTCEQWSLDESVAAYGYNTTPRSPQGTYSMNVPGWASGRHDSSSVNATTGTVCIMDTGIDTTHPDLVPVLFDFSDSGNFPASRYAELHAKYGLQKYGMNASGDSNPAVDGYGSHGTHVAGIVAAQWNDDGVSGIASGTKIFAVRIFGPADTQDEASVLKGFEFLVDVAQDVNLKAVNCSWGGGITQFGYEVMVNELGKNGVNVVFASGNRTADLDETMDNGAMNSPYSISVNAAQPDGKPTEFSCYGQSSTDVFAPGTQITSTIFQTIDFMTDGKLTGRNVFMRFFPEATDASNLMAYEKFSGGSAGGVRLFKENPATNADPQEITSFVDSGVGHGDTYAAAVNVSSLHKPSKEEPVIFNGSSGYVYAAIPLDTSVSDASAALANVKYVSMDLAMSDSFKPIGGIASITCSIEGETKPDEVDTTASKAFYQDDGGVWHEGVNSGWVASATYTTYQCQWSLNSFNVDEFVSASNHAHQWLLDNPGKTLPGEVTEAGGYENYHDPGKATGVYGWQPGDGKTYVIVKVGVAAHGSEPSSSTKLCMDDMALGTGDAYVAGYENMPGTSMAAPAVTGCLAVIAKGEKNNSEMTADELEQASLARASKLLASVDYDDDLSKLCRTGGRVDLKHQSEFTKKAPLITKAIADGDELAVSGYFFGTSGSLAVDDVLVSAGDIVSWSSDSIVASISALGLDNGSHVVKVTNSDGTIMRATFSYSNIEAKGNPLYERTHVVPVDDPQFAADRTDRLYGAMASCDGDLYALSAQGKNHCAQALWRFDTQEEGWSRCADLPYVCKGSAVSETSLFSYRGDIYFTTVSTNYKLGQVTIWKYDIAADSWAEINRPTGGSWPNGAICVLGDDLIMVGMSDFQFASSSSSDETGAGTGYSLRAASDDAEGAVEEEPSSTKFYCGVLDLDSGTLTKIDGAFDGDVANMSFDGVKAASSESKIYLYAPKGSDDEEDTVDSDWLVRLTYDKAANTMSYENLRSQAAKVVGSDLVPEFDKDIGDQSNGAYVTLAGLPDGVAIIGSSTLGEDTHIIKDDGSEAFAYDRTSSYHHVFEPLATWSDDGYLYVTGTNATEPDVMYFRSTYYGQSIPDNPVDPGDDGGDGATGASSSSSTLPKTGDMLLWAGLVIAALAALASAAYGLRKGRGRS from the coding sequence ATGAGGACGACGCGCTTTCTCTCGTGCCTATGCGCTTTCTTGCTAACGGTGGCTCTCATTCCATCTGCTGCTTTCGCCCAGAAGTCGGCTTCCGACGGCGTCCGCGTGCCGGTTGAGGAGCTTCTCGCAAAGGGCGATTACGTGGAAGGCGAGGCGATTGCCATCGTGCGTGCAGGCGCCGATGTCGACGTTTCCGCTCAAACCGAGTCCCTTACCGAGGTGGAAGCCGATTCCGTTGAGCTTGCCGCCGCGGGCGCTGCGAATTCGGAAAGTGCCGTCGACGCCGAAGTGGCCCAACGCGTGAATTCGGTCTCTGCCGATCGATATGAGATCAGGCATGTCGTGGATCATGTGCGTACGACCGAGCAGATTCTTCGTGAGCTGTATGACGACCCCGATGTGGTGTCGGCCGAGCCCAATTACCTCATTCAGAACCCAAATTCGCTCGATGCGCAGGATGGCGCTTTCGAAAGCGCTTCGGAGTCGTCTTCGCAGGAAGGTGCGTTGGAATTCGACGAGCCCGTATCGAATGACCTAGATGACGTGACTCGTGACGGCGATGCGCCGCTGAGCGCTCAGCCTAGTGCAGACGCAACCGAGGGTTCGGCGCTTGCGACCCAGGATGACGCATCTGCTGGCGATGTGTCTGCGTTGAGCGCTGATGGCGTTGCTTCCGAGGGTTCCGTTCTTCCTCTTGCGGCAGATGCTGCCTCGCCGCTGTTCGCCCAGTCGGCTGGCGATAACCCCAAGGACCTCACGTGCGAGCAGTGGTCGCTCGATGAGTCCGTGGCTGCCTACGGCTACAACACCACCCCTCGTTCGCCGCAGGGAACCTATAGCATGAACGTGCCTGGTTGGGCTTCGGGCCGTCATGATTCGAGCAGCGTGAACGCCACGACGGGTACCGTTTGCATCATGGATACGGGCATCGATACGACGCACCCCGATCTCGTCCCCGTTCTTTTCGATTTCAGCGATTCGGGCAATTTCCCCGCAAGCCGCTATGCCGAGCTGCATGCCAAATATGGCCTGCAAAAGTATGGCATGAATGCGAGTGGCGATTCGAATCCCGCGGTCGACGGCTATGGCTCTCATGGCACGCATGTTGCCGGCATCGTTGCGGCCCAGTGGAACGACGATGGCGTTTCGGGTATTGCGAGCGGCACGAAGATCTTCGCCGTGCGCATATTCGGGCCCGCCGATACGCAGGATGAGGCGTCCGTGCTCAAGGGCTTCGAGTTCCTGGTAGATGTTGCGCAGGATGTCAACTTGAAGGCGGTCAACTGCTCGTGGGGCGGTGGCATCACGCAGTTTGGCTACGAGGTGATGGTGAACGAGCTTGGCAAGAACGGCGTGAACGTCGTCTTCGCCTCTGGCAACCGCACTGCCGACTTGGATGAGACGATGGATAATGGGGCTATGAACAGCCCGTATTCGATTTCCGTCAACGCGGCCCAACCCGACGGCAAGCCAACGGAGTTTTCCTGCTACGGCCAGAGCTCCACCGATGTGTTTGCGCCTGGCACGCAGATTACGTCGACCATCTTCCAGACAATCGATTTCATGACCGATGGCAAGCTAACCGGTAGGAACGTGTTCATGCGGTTCTTCCCCGAAGCGACCGACGCTTCCAATCTCATGGCCTACGAGAAGTTCTCCGGTGGTTCGGCCGGTGGCGTGCGCTTGTTCAAGGAAAACCCCGCGACGAACGCCGACCCACAAGAGATTACCTCGTTCGTCGACTCGGGTGTTGGCCATGGCGATACGTATGCGGCTGCCGTAAACGTATCTTCGTTGCATAAGCCAAGCAAGGAAGAGCCGGTCATCTTCAACGGCAGTAGCGGCTACGTGTATGCGGCGATTCCCCTGGATACGAGCGTTTCGGATGCGAGTGCCGCACTCGCAAACGTGAAGTACGTATCGATGGATCTGGCGATGAGCGATTCGTTCAAGCCCATTGGGGGAATCGCCTCGATTACCTGCAGCATCGAAGGGGAAACGAAGCCGGACGAAGTGGATACGACGGCTTCGAAGGCGTTCTACCAGGACGATGGCGGCGTGTGGCATGAAGGGGTCAACTCGGGGTGGGTTGCCTCTGCGACGTATACCACGTACCAGTGCCAGTGGTCGCTCAACAGCTTCAACGTCGACGAGTTCGTTTCCGCTTCGAACCATGCGCATCAGTGGCTTCTCGACAACCCGGGCAAGACGCTTCCTGGCGAGGTCACCGAGGCAGGTGGATACGAGAATTATCACGATCCCGGCAAGGCGACGGGCGTGTATGGCTGGCAACCTGGCGATGGCAAGACGTACGTTATCGTGAAGGTTGGCGTTGCCGCGCATGGCTCCGAACCCTCGAGCAGTACCAAGCTTTGCATGGACGATATGGCCCTAGGGACGGGCGATGCCTACGTTGCCGGCTACGAGAACATGCCCGGTACGTCGATGGCCGCTCCTGCCGTTACCGGCTGCTTGGCGGTTATCGCGAAGGGCGAGAAGAACAACTCGGAAATGACGGCCGACGAGCTCGAGCAGGCTTCGCTCGCGCGCGCCTCCAAGCTGCTTGCCTCCGTTGACTACGATGACGACCTGTCGAAGCTCTGCCGCACGGGCGGGCGCGTCGATTTGAAGCATCAGTCGGAGTTCACCAAGAAGGCCCCGCTCATCACCAAAGCCATTGCCGATGGCGATGAGCTCGCGGTGTCGGGGTACTTCTTTGGAACGTCGGGCTCGCTCGCCGTAGACGACGTTCTCGTTTCTGCGGGGGATATCGTCTCGTGGTCCAGCGATTCGATCGTCGCCTCGATTTCGGCTTTGGGGCTTGATAACGGTTCGCACGTCGTTAAGGTTACGAATTCCGATGGCACCATCATGCGCGCGACGTTCTCGTATTCCAATATCGAAGCCAAGGGAAATCCGCTCTACGAGCGCACGCATGTCGTGCCCGTTGATGATCCTCAGTTTGCCGCCGATAGGACCGATCGTCTCTATGGCGCGATGGCGTCTTGCGATGGCGACCTGTATGCCCTTTCCGCGCAGGGCAAGAACCATTGCGCGCAGGCGCTTTGGCGCTTCGATACTCAGGAGGAGGGGTGGTCGCGCTGCGCCGACCTGCCTTACGTTTGCAAGGGCTCCGCTGTTTCGGAGACCTCCCTCTTTTCCTATAGGGGTGACATCTACTTCACCACGGTGTCGACCAACTACAAATTGGGGCAGGTTACGATATGGAAGTACGACATCGCGGCAGACTCTTGGGCGGAAATCAATCGGCCGACTGGTGGTAGCTGGCCTAATGGCGCCATATGCGTTCTTGGCGACGACCTGATCATGGTTGGCATGTCGGACTTCCAATTCGCCTCGAGTTCCAGCTCGGATGAAACGGGTGCTGGCACAGGCTATAGCCTACGTGCGGCCTCCGATGACGCCGAAGGTGCTGTGGAAGAAGAGCCCAGTTCAACTAAGTTTTATTGCGGAGTGCTTGACTTGGATTCGGGTACGCTTACGAAAATCGATGGCGCGTTCGATGGTGATGTCGCGAACATGAGCTTCGATGGCGTCAAGGCGGCCTCGAGCGAAAGCAAGATCTATCTGTACGCTCCGAAGGGTTCGGACGACGAGGAAGATACCGTCGATTCAGACTGGCTGGTCAGGCTAACGTACGACAAGGCTGCGAATACGATGTCATACGAGAACCTGCGCTCCCAGGCGGCGAAGGTGGTCGGAAGCGACTTGGTTCCCGAATTCGACAAGGATATTGGCGACCAGTCTAACGGGGCTTACGTTACCCTTGCTGGCTTGCCCGATGGCGTTGCCATCATCGGTTCGTCTACGTTGGGGGAGGACACGCATATCATTAAGGATGACGGTTCTGAAGCGTTTGCCTACGATCGCACCTCCTCGTACCATCATGTGTTCGAGCCGTTGGCTACCTGGTCCGACGATGGCTATCTCTACGTCACGGGCACGAATGCCACCGAGCCCGACGTGATGTACTTCCGCTCGACCTATTACGGCCAATCGATTCCGGATAACCCTGTCGACCCAGGTGATGATGGTGGCGATGGCGCCACGGGAGCTTCTTCGTCTTCCAGCACGCTTCCCAAGACGGGCGACATGCTGCTGTGGGCGGGTCTCGTGATTGCCGCTCTTGCAGCGCTTGCATCCGCCGCGTATGGCCTGCGCAAGGGGAGGGGCCGTAGCTAA